A window from Drosophila kikkawai strain 14028-0561.14 chromosome 2L, DkikHiC1v2, whole genome shotgun sequence encodes these proteins:
- the LOC108072593 gene encoding serine/threonine-protein kinase 11-interacting protein isoform X2, whose amino-acid sequence MDPQKITELANLMRQNGDKILSSEFTLTLSGSLLRALNDSFTLIADTEIGAGAGSLSQQQQLSFQVVKSINAKSSVFPDLQLLHDFVQKTTLLKLTYFPSELYFEGAIDIAKFRALRRLEVHKINIGQVVGIQPLRGQLQHLICIKSLTSVDDIITRCGGDNSNGFVWNELQSADFSYNSLRSVDTALEFAQHLQHLSLRHNKLTSVAAIKWLPHLKTLDISYNCLTHVPQFHMEACKRLQLLNISNNYVEELLDVAKLDALNHLDLSDNCLLEHSQLLPLSAVVTLTILNLQGNPMACHPKHRQATAQYLHKNCASVKFLLDFEPLSKAEKSLTGSQKWRYIGSLNNHRLPRSCSVSINSSSASINTSDGSQFSSFGSQRSISIRGKDYSSEAEQSEAMDTSQISRKSSSRIRTVEIEEQSEEPEDVIVPKVQVVAIRPETTTDSSHLETKKQIETLRLTYGNEWLKTGKAELMLGIEPTEAERKEARQQFNEFFSELSTSPSAGILSSTPTNTNQVSSNIDNTLTPIKSEEEAEESADKTIYETCDEGDETKYESTESTSVEAPEEPLLDKHSELLNLYASSSNNAEDEDPVSEAEPDEETYIVYHEQKPSEALFLTISSNFIREKDTLSERTKTKWSLKILESCERLKANTLRINFDTMRKDKQERIYCVENTLCQELEKKLRDILAQRDLTEMNITIYRCVNCLIQFTIEQKNKRYKTEELRCPDCRSVYVAEVTDLSTSLDKASLEVASEPKISPALIVEEVEVRQQPVVAANKEDNNSIGSANSLNESSSCSKISNSQSSFDSNQSVVGSSNTDRDLEFRANESDVDIISNPSQSSIEVLDPNCVQSSSRKTSMEPQTDAIGHSQSFIEREFGQLRAEQVPAAAATSAPAVAHIQLTESSSSGSVTDSICTSYEQQSKDKQLTEAPPEAASNGSLSGLKSVFQSTNLLMSSSKKLIDSAEATQPYKFNYRIFGEIDHRLKLYFYQSKFKEQGEHFTWLAKGNIYNELTKATGEGIVVVSTSKLYLMEVFALPQDDVSKWLRQVVCVPLDRLMAIELLPWKMGLSFALKDWGVFALFLHDMLRTERLLLSLQQNPLPEQTQLNIQPPPNQLQSVEFGEPLKMCALLPSCQWSCDQEKKSFVPCLLLITESHLYLSGNGKFAWLSEKSPEKAIPELSLSQPMSNLVDVEPATNEKYLINFIDDTENKCEIWQLDFETHDNAERCLNAIGQGWEKLFGVPFSYSGT is encoded by the exons ATGGATCCGCAGAAAATCACCGAATTGGCCAACCTGATGCGCCAGAATGGCGACAAAATACTAAGCTCGGAGTTTACCCTAACGTTATCAG GTTCCCTTCTGAGGGCGCTGAACGACTCATTCACTTTGATTGCAGACACTGAGATCGGCGCTGGCGCTGGCTCCCtttcccagcagcagcagctctccTTCCAGGTGGTGAAATCCATCAATGCCAAGTCCAGCGTCTTCCCCGACCTCCAGCTGCTGCACGACTTTGTGCAGAAGACAACGCTGCTCAAGCTGACCTACTTTCCCAGCGAGCTGTACTTCGAGGGCGCCATTGACATAGCCAAGTTCAGGGCCTTGAGGCGACTGGAGGTGCACAAGATCAACATTGGCCAGGTGGTGGGCATCCAGCCGTTGCGTGGCCAGCTGCAGCATTTGATCTGCATCAAGAGCTTGACCAGTGTGGATGACATAATCACGCGCTGCGGCGGCGATAACTCCAATGGCTTCGTGTGGAACGAGTTGCAATCGGCCGATTTCAGCTACAACAGCTTGCGCAGCGTAGACACGGCCTTGGAGTTTGCCCAGCATCTGCAGCATCTGAGCCTGAGGCACAACAAGCTGACCAGCGTGGCCGCCATCAAGTGGCTGCCGCATCTGAAGACCTTGGACATAAGCTACAACTGCCTCACGCATGTGCCGCAGTTCCACATGGAAGCCTGTAAGCGGCTGCAGCTCCTGAACATCAGCAACAACTATGTGGAGGAGCTGCTAGATGTGGCCAAGCTGGATGCCTTGAACCATTTGGATTTGTCGGACAACTGCCTGCTGGAGCACTCGCAACTGCTGCCACTGAGTGCCGTGGTCACGCTGACCATCCTGAACCTACAGGGAAATCCAATGGCCTGCCACCCGAAGCATCGGCAGGCGACGGCCCAGTATCTGCACAAGAACTGTGCCTCAGTCAAGTTTTTACTAGACTTTGAGCCACTCTCAAAGGCGGAGAAGAGCCTGACAGGCAGCCAAAAGTGGCGCTACATTGGCTCGCTCAATAACCATCGACTGCCCAGGAGCTGCTCCGTATCCATCAACAGCTCCAGTGCTTCAATCAACACCAGCGATGGCTCCCAGTTCTCCAGTTTTGGCTCTCAGCGTTCCATCTCGATCCGGGGCAAGGACTACTCCTCGGAGGCGGAGCAGTCGGAGGCCATGGACACCTCGCAGATCAGCAGAAAAAGTTCTAGTCGCATTCGGACAGTGGAAATAGAGGAGCAGTCAGAAGAGCCCGAAGATGTCATCGTTCCCAAGGTTCAAGTCGTGGCCATCAGGCCGGAGACTACAACCGATTCCTCGCATTTGGAAACAAAGAAACAAATCGAAACGCTGCGCCTCACTTACGGCAACGAGTGGCTGAAGACCGGCAAAGCCGAACTTATGCTGGGCATCGAACCCACCGAGGCGGAGCGCAAAGAGGCACGCCAGCAGTTTAACGAGTTCTTCAGTGAGCTTTCCACCTCACCGTCGGCGGGGATCTTAAGCTCCACGCCGACAAATACAAATCAAGTGAGTTCCAATATCGACAATACCCTGACGCCCATCAAGTCGGAGGAGGAAGCTGAGGAGTCTGCTGATAAAACTATTTACGAGACCTGCGACGAGGGTGACGAGACCAAGTACGAAAGCACTGAAAGTACCTCTGTTGAAGCTCCGGAGGAGCCACTGCTTGACAAGCACTCGGAGCTTTTAAATCTATATGCAAGCAGCTCGAATAATGCTGAGGATGAAGATCCAG TATCTGAGGCGGAGCCCGACGAAGAGACTTACATTGTCTATCATGAGCAAAAGCCCAGCGAGGCCTTGTTCCTCACCATATCCTCGAATTTTATACGCGAAAAGGATACCTTAAGCGAACG GACCAAAACCAAATGGAGTCTGAAAATTCTAGAGTCATGTGAGCGCTTGAAGGCGAATACTTTGCGAATTAACTTTGATACAATGCGAAAGGATAAACAGGAGCGTATATATTGTGTGGAAAATACATTGTGTCAGGAACTGGAAAAGAAACTGCGCGACATTCTTGCTCAGCGCGATCTCACCGAAATGAACATAACCATTTATCGCTGTGTGAATTGCTTGATACAGTTTACCATTGAGCAGAAGAACAAGCGATATAAAACGGAGG AATTACGATGTCCCGATTGCCGCAGCGTCTATGTGGCTGAGGTCACGGACTTGTCCACATCCTTGGACAAAGCCTCACTGGAAGTGGCTTCAGAGCCAAAAATTTCGCCAGCTTTGATTGTGGAGGAGGTGGAAGTAAGGCAGCAGCCTGTGGTGGCGGCCAACAAGGAGGATAACAACAGCATTG GCTCGGCCAACTCCTTGAACGAGAGCAGTTCATGCTCGAAAATAAGCAACTCGCAGAGCTCCTTCGACTCCAACCAGTCCGTGGTGGGTAGCTCGAACACAGATCGCGATCTGGAGTTTCGGGCCAACGAGAGCGATGTGGACATTATCTCCAATCCGAGCCAGTCCAGCATAGAGGTTTTAGATCCCAACTGCGTGCAAAGTTCTAGCCGCAAGACCTCCATGGAGCCTCAGACAGATGCTATCGGGCATTCGCAGAGCTTCATCGAGCGAGAGTTTGGACAACTAAGGGCGGAGCAGGTACCCGCAGCAGCGGCTACTTCCGCTCCCGCTGTGGCCCACATTCAGTTGACAGAGAGCAGCTCCTCGGGTTCTGTAACGGACAGCATATGCACCAGCTACGAGCAGCAGAGCAAGGATAAGCAGCTCACAGAGGCTCCCCCTGAAGCCGCCTCCAATGGCAGCCTCTCGGGCCTCAAATCCGTCTTCCAATCAACGAATCTACTGATGTCCAGCTCCAAGAAGCTGATTGATTCAGCAGAAGCCACTCAGCCCTACAAATTCAACTATAGGATCTTTGGCGAGATAGATCATCGCTTGAAGCTTTACTTTTATCAAAGCAAGTTCAAGGAGCAAGGCGAGCACTTTACGTGGCTGGCCAAGGGTAACATCTACAACGAGTTGACCAAGGCCACAGGAGAAGGGATTGTGGTGGTGTCCACCAGTAAATTATACCTCATGGAGGTCTTTGCACTGCCCCAAGATGATGTGTCCAAGTGGCTAAGGCAGGTGGTGTGTGTGCCCTTGGATCGGCTAATGGCCATAGAGTTGTTGCCCTGGAAAATGGGTTTGTCCTTTGCCTTGAAGGATTGGGGAGTATTTGCGTTGTTTCTTCACGATATGCTGAGAACAGAAAGACTGCTTCTTAGCTTGCAAC aaaaccCTCTACCAGAGCAGACCCAATTGAACATACAACCCCCTCCCAATCAGTTACAATCTGTGGAATTCGGGGAGCCCTTAAAGATGTGTGCCTTGCTGCCGAGCTGCCAGTGGAGTTGTGACCAGGAGAAGAAGAGCTTTGTGCCCTGCTTACTTCTCATCACAGAGTCTCATTTGTACCTCTCAGGGAATGGGAAATTCGCTTGGCTTTCAGAGAAAAGTCCGGAGAAGGCCATACCCGAATTAAGTCTCAGTCAGCCCATGAGCAATTTGGTGGATGTGGAGCCTGCCACGAACGAAAAGTATCTTATCAACTTTATTGACGATACGGAAAATAAGTGCGAGATCTGGCAATTGGACTTCGAAACCCATGACAACGCCGAACGCTGTTTGAATGCCATTGGCCAGGGCTGGGAGAAGCTCTTTGGTGTGCCATTCAGCTACTCGGGAACGTAG
- the LOC108072593 gene encoding serine/threonine-protein kinase 11-interacting protein isoform X1, translating to MDPQKITELANLMRQNGDKILSSEFTLTLSGSLLRALNDSFTLIADTEIGAGAGSLSQQQQLSFQVVKSINAKSSVFPDLQLLHDFVQKTTLLKLTYFPSELYFEGAIDIAKFRALRRLEVHKINIGQVVGIQPLRGQLQHLICIKSLTSVDDIITRCGGDNSNGFVWNELQSADFSYNSLRSVDTALEFAQHLQHLSLRHNKLTSVAAIKWLPHLKTLDISYNCLTHVPQFHMEACKRLQLLNISNNYVEELLDVAKLDALNHLDLSDNCLLEHSQLLPLSAVVTLTILNLQGNPMACHPKHRQATAQYLHKNCASVKFLLDFEPLSKAEKSLTGSQKWRYIGSLNNHRLPRSCSVSINSSSASINTSDGSQFSSFGSQRSISIRGKDYSSEAEQSEAMDTSQISRKSSSRIRTVEIEEQSEEPEDVIVPKVQVVAIRPETTTDSSHLETKKQIETLRLTYGNEWLKTGKAELMLGIEPTEAERKEARQQFNEFFSELSTSPSAGILSSTPTNTNQVSSNIDNTLTPIKSEEEAEESADKTIYETCDEGDETKYESTESTSVEAPEEPLLDKHSELLNLYASSSNNAEDEDPVSEAEPDEETYIVYHEQKPSEALFLTISSNFIREKDTLSERTKTKWSLKILESCERLKANTLRINFDTMRKDKQERIYCVENTLCQELEKKLRDILAQRDLTEMNITIYRCVNCLIQFTIEQKNKRYKTEELRCPDCRSVYVAEVTDLSTSLDKASLEVASEPKISPALIVEEVEVRQQPVVAANKEDNNSIVASQSRVSNAKNTPKRRTAIRSSANSLNESSSCSKISNSQSSFDSNQSVVGSSNTDRDLEFRANESDVDIISNPSQSSIEVLDPNCVQSSSRKTSMEPQTDAIGHSQSFIEREFGQLRAEQVPAAAATSAPAVAHIQLTESSSSGSVTDSICTSYEQQSKDKQLTEAPPEAASNGSLSGLKSVFQSTNLLMSSSKKLIDSAEATQPYKFNYRIFGEIDHRLKLYFYQSKFKEQGEHFTWLAKGNIYNELTKATGEGIVVVSTSKLYLMEVFALPQDDVSKWLRQVVCVPLDRLMAIELLPWKMGLSFALKDWGVFALFLHDMLRTERLLLSLQQNPLPEQTQLNIQPPPNQLQSVEFGEPLKMCALLPSCQWSCDQEKKSFVPCLLLITESHLYLSGNGKFAWLSEKSPEKAIPELSLSQPMSNLVDVEPATNEKYLINFIDDTENKCEIWQLDFETHDNAERCLNAIGQGWEKLFGVPFSYSGT from the exons ATGGATCCGCAGAAAATCACCGAATTGGCCAACCTGATGCGCCAGAATGGCGACAAAATACTAAGCTCGGAGTTTACCCTAACGTTATCAG GTTCCCTTCTGAGGGCGCTGAACGACTCATTCACTTTGATTGCAGACACTGAGATCGGCGCTGGCGCTGGCTCCCtttcccagcagcagcagctctccTTCCAGGTGGTGAAATCCATCAATGCCAAGTCCAGCGTCTTCCCCGACCTCCAGCTGCTGCACGACTTTGTGCAGAAGACAACGCTGCTCAAGCTGACCTACTTTCCCAGCGAGCTGTACTTCGAGGGCGCCATTGACATAGCCAAGTTCAGGGCCTTGAGGCGACTGGAGGTGCACAAGATCAACATTGGCCAGGTGGTGGGCATCCAGCCGTTGCGTGGCCAGCTGCAGCATTTGATCTGCATCAAGAGCTTGACCAGTGTGGATGACATAATCACGCGCTGCGGCGGCGATAACTCCAATGGCTTCGTGTGGAACGAGTTGCAATCGGCCGATTTCAGCTACAACAGCTTGCGCAGCGTAGACACGGCCTTGGAGTTTGCCCAGCATCTGCAGCATCTGAGCCTGAGGCACAACAAGCTGACCAGCGTGGCCGCCATCAAGTGGCTGCCGCATCTGAAGACCTTGGACATAAGCTACAACTGCCTCACGCATGTGCCGCAGTTCCACATGGAAGCCTGTAAGCGGCTGCAGCTCCTGAACATCAGCAACAACTATGTGGAGGAGCTGCTAGATGTGGCCAAGCTGGATGCCTTGAACCATTTGGATTTGTCGGACAACTGCCTGCTGGAGCACTCGCAACTGCTGCCACTGAGTGCCGTGGTCACGCTGACCATCCTGAACCTACAGGGAAATCCAATGGCCTGCCACCCGAAGCATCGGCAGGCGACGGCCCAGTATCTGCACAAGAACTGTGCCTCAGTCAAGTTTTTACTAGACTTTGAGCCACTCTCAAAGGCGGAGAAGAGCCTGACAGGCAGCCAAAAGTGGCGCTACATTGGCTCGCTCAATAACCATCGACTGCCCAGGAGCTGCTCCGTATCCATCAACAGCTCCAGTGCTTCAATCAACACCAGCGATGGCTCCCAGTTCTCCAGTTTTGGCTCTCAGCGTTCCATCTCGATCCGGGGCAAGGACTACTCCTCGGAGGCGGAGCAGTCGGAGGCCATGGACACCTCGCAGATCAGCAGAAAAAGTTCTAGTCGCATTCGGACAGTGGAAATAGAGGAGCAGTCAGAAGAGCCCGAAGATGTCATCGTTCCCAAGGTTCAAGTCGTGGCCATCAGGCCGGAGACTACAACCGATTCCTCGCATTTGGAAACAAAGAAACAAATCGAAACGCTGCGCCTCACTTACGGCAACGAGTGGCTGAAGACCGGCAAAGCCGAACTTATGCTGGGCATCGAACCCACCGAGGCGGAGCGCAAAGAGGCACGCCAGCAGTTTAACGAGTTCTTCAGTGAGCTTTCCACCTCACCGTCGGCGGGGATCTTAAGCTCCACGCCGACAAATACAAATCAAGTGAGTTCCAATATCGACAATACCCTGACGCCCATCAAGTCGGAGGAGGAAGCTGAGGAGTCTGCTGATAAAACTATTTACGAGACCTGCGACGAGGGTGACGAGACCAAGTACGAAAGCACTGAAAGTACCTCTGTTGAAGCTCCGGAGGAGCCACTGCTTGACAAGCACTCGGAGCTTTTAAATCTATATGCAAGCAGCTCGAATAATGCTGAGGATGAAGATCCAG TATCTGAGGCGGAGCCCGACGAAGAGACTTACATTGTCTATCATGAGCAAAAGCCCAGCGAGGCCTTGTTCCTCACCATATCCTCGAATTTTATACGCGAAAAGGATACCTTAAGCGAACG GACCAAAACCAAATGGAGTCTGAAAATTCTAGAGTCATGTGAGCGCTTGAAGGCGAATACTTTGCGAATTAACTTTGATACAATGCGAAAGGATAAACAGGAGCGTATATATTGTGTGGAAAATACATTGTGTCAGGAACTGGAAAAGAAACTGCGCGACATTCTTGCTCAGCGCGATCTCACCGAAATGAACATAACCATTTATCGCTGTGTGAATTGCTTGATACAGTTTACCATTGAGCAGAAGAACAAGCGATATAAAACGGAGG AATTACGATGTCCCGATTGCCGCAGCGTCTATGTGGCTGAGGTCACGGACTTGTCCACATCCTTGGACAAAGCCTCACTGGAAGTGGCTTCAGAGCCAAAAATTTCGCCAGCTTTGATTGTGGAGGAGGTGGAAGTAAGGCAGCAGCCTGTGGTGGCGGCCAACAAGGAGGATAACAACAGCATTG TGGCCAGCCAAAGCAGGGTATCAAACGCTAAGAATACACCCAAGCGTAGGACCGCAATAAGAA GCTCGGCCAACTCCTTGAACGAGAGCAGTTCATGCTCGAAAATAAGCAACTCGCAGAGCTCCTTCGACTCCAACCAGTCCGTGGTGGGTAGCTCGAACACAGATCGCGATCTGGAGTTTCGGGCCAACGAGAGCGATGTGGACATTATCTCCAATCCGAGCCAGTCCAGCATAGAGGTTTTAGATCCCAACTGCGTGCAAAGTTCTAGCCGCAAGACCTCCATGGAGCCTCAGACAGATGCTATCGGGCATTCGCAGAGCTTCATCGAGCGAGAGTTTGGACAACTAAGGGCGGAGCAGGTACCCGCAGCAGCGGCTACTTCCGCTCCCGCTGTGGCCCACATTCAGTTGACAGAGAGCAGCTCCTCGGGTTCTGTAACGGACAGCATATGCACCAGCTACGAGCAGCAGAGCAAGGATAAGCAGCTCACAGAGGCTCCCCCTGAAGCCGCCTCCAATGGCAGCCTCTCGGGCCTCAAATCCGTCTTCCAATCAACGAATCTACTGATGTCCAGCTCCAAGAAGCTGATTGATTCAGCAGAAGCCACTCAGCCCTACAAATTCAACTATAGGATCTTTGGCGAGATAGATCATCGCTTGAAGCTTTACTTTTATCAAAGCAAGTTCAAGGAGCAAGGCGAGCACTTTACGTGGCTGGCCAAGGGTAACATCTACAACGAGTTGACCAAGGCCACAGGAGAAGGGATTGTGGTGGTGTCCACCAGTAAATTATACCTCATGGAGGTCTTTGCACTGCCCCAAGATGATGTGTCCAAGTGGCTAAGGCAGGTGGTGTGTGTGCCCTTGGATCGGCTAATGGCCATAGAGTTGTTGCCCTGGAAAATGGGTTTGTCCTTTGCCTTGAAGGATTGGGGAGTATTTGCGTTGTTTCTTCACGATATGCTGAGAACAGAAAGACTGCTTCTTAGCTTGCAAC aaaaccCTCTACCAGAGCAGACCCAATTGAACATACAACCCCCTCCCAATCAGTTACAATCTGTGGAATTCGGGGAGCCCTTAAAGATGTGTGCCTTGCTGCCGAGCTGCCAGTGGAGTTGTGACCAGGAGAAGAAGAGCTTTGTGCCCTGCTTACTTCTCATCACAGAGTCTCATTTGTACCTCTCAGGGAATGGGAAATTCGCTTGGCTTTCAGAGAAAAGTCCGGAGAAGGCCATACCCGAATTAAGTCTCAGTCAGCCCATGAGCAATTTGGTGGATGTGGAGCCTGCCACGAACGAAAAGTATCTTATCAACTTTATTGACGATACGGAAAATAAGTGCGAGATCTGGCAATTGGACTTCGAAACCCATGACAACGCCGAACGCTGTTTGAATGCCATTGGCCAGGGCTGGGAGAAGCTCTTTGGTGTGCCATTCAGCTACTCGGGAACGTAG